A single region of the Labrus bergylta chromosome 10, fLabBer1.1, whole genome shotgun sequence genome encodes:
- the LOC109976255 gene encoding lymphocyte function-associated antigen 3-like, with the protein MEKLVVLVLLTALLYDVSSAQNKMAYFKIGGELTLKPVFPDAIKNILWKLNGDLVAEWVKGAVPLVVYDRFKGRTTLDLSTGHLTMKNMSQKDEGEFSYEFNDKIQAVRYTGKAIKEVPKPTVHTKPLVCQSDKDQCGLSCYGDIKEAGPVTYSWKEGDGEWQEEEEESNITIIKSESFFFETVSCMMKNPISEKKSDPINNPFYVEPKHDPEVDIWWVELVVIPILSVIVAVCLGLLCWIHREKFRKWIRVKQDN; encoded by the coding sequence ATGGAGAAACTCGTCGTCTTGGTTCTCCTGACAGCGCTGCTGTATGACGTCTCTTCAGCTCAAAATAAAATGGCTTACTTCAAGATCGGCGGCGAGCTGACTTTGAAGCCTGTCTTCCCGGATGctatcaaaaacattttgtggaaACTGAACGGTGATCTCGTCGCTGAATGGGTGAAGGGCGCAGTGCCATTGGTCGTCTACGATAGATTTAAGGGCCGCACAACTCTGGATTTATCCACTGGACATCTGACCATGAAAAACATGAGCCAAAAGGACGAGGGGGAGTTTTCATACGAATTCAACGACAAGATCCAGGCCGTGCGCTACACTGGCAAGGCAATCAAAGAAGTGCCCAAACCCACTGTACATACGAAGCCATTGGTATGTCAGTCTGATAAGGATCAGTGTGGGCTGAGTTGTTACGGAGACATAAAAGAGGCCGGTCCTGTCACCTACAGCTGGAAGGAGGGAGACGGTGAgtggcaggaggaggaggaggagagcaacATTACAATCATCAAGAGTGAATCATTCTTTTTTGAAACAGTCTCCTGTATGATGAAGAACCCAATCAGCGAGAAGAAAAGTGATCCCATAAACAACCCGTTCTATGTTGAACCTAAACATGACCCTGAGGTTGATATCTGGTGGGTTGAGTTAGTGGTTATTCCTATCCTTTCCGTTATAGTTGCTGTGTGTTTAGGCCTGCTGTGTTGGATTCACAGGGAGAAGTTCAGAAAGTGGATCCGCGTAAAACAAGACAACTGA